One window of the Microvirga mediterraneensis genome contains the following:
- a CDS encoding phage tail tape measure protein → MANQTSNLIVRLRDEVSGPTSRASRSLKNLKSDARGTAQIGSAVANATRGIVPAAGGALGVAGIAVGLRTAYLEAAKFDRRMTRIGITADATADATRAATKQVQGIAREVAVPINDVTSGLETLVSQGRSLSDSLSFLPSVARTAQASGAAVDDIASTANAVGRNFDIAGQDMQRAFDIMVQGGKAGQFELRDMARYLPSLAPSAASVGLKGAQGLEQMVAMLQVVRQNTGTTEEAAASMANIFQKMESEETAKKFGKFGINLRKEMATARKQGRNLLEVFEELSAKALKGDLSKLPQLFSDMELARGMRALLMYRGEWQQLQAEIHKTAPGSVMRDLGRVTGDAQASVDNLSNSWDRFTNSLGRGLDAIGVSSGLNSISSSLERFVDQNEKANDLRRIAREEMEKEGQNRKTFDPFGWLPKTKDVPQSEKDQKILEGLSGGKHIRDNIGIGRGSYRLKNTTLNLNDLVGSENEEIRKAGAQRYLEQQRSRAAAYHDADRTSALRRAGELNELAARQKEGGHFGLRDTERKLFMVNHDLEVMRRTAQGRMTRSQSTLPWAGDDSEARGGGMPSTAPLPPRRPDLDIVKGKAADAGGAIQALAEPVSLNVDDSKLDATLAKARAVNAELERIAGNASRASAAVQSSTSGSFGQRFQSRRDGSFADWE, encoded by the coding sequence ATGGCTAACCAAACTTCAAACCTAATCGTCCGACTGCGTGACGAAGTCTCCGGTCCGACGAGCCGGGCTTCGCGATCCCTCAAGAACCTGAAAAGCGATGCCAGAGGGACGGCGCAGATCGGCTCTGCCGTAGCCAATGCCACCCGTGGTATTGTGCCGGCTGCCGGCGGTGCCTTGGGCGTTGCCGGCATCGCGGTCGGGCTCAGGACAGCTTATCTCGAAGCCGCCAAATTCGACCGCCGCATGACCCGCATCGGCATCACGGCCGATGCCACGGCCGATGCGACAAGAGCGGCCACGAAACAGGTGCAGGGCATCGCTCGCGAAGTGGCGGTGCCGATCAACGATGTCACGAGCGGACTTGAGACATTGGTTTCACAGGGACGCTCGCTGTCGGATTCGCTCTCCTTTCTGCCATCCGTTGCCAGGACCGCGCAGGCATCAGGGGCAGCGGTGGACGACATCGCCAGCACAGCGAATGCGGTAGGACGGAATTTCGACATCGCCGGCCAAGATATGCAGCGGGCCTTTGATATTATGGTTCAGGGTGGCAAAGCCGGTCAATTTGAGCTGCGGGACATGGCGAGGTATCTGCCGTCCCTTGCACCATCCGCCGCGTCGGTCGGGCTGAAGGGCGCGCAGGGTCTTGAGCAAATGGTCGCCATGTTGCAGGTCGTGCGCCAGAACACCGGCACGACGGAAGAGGCGGCCGCTTCGATGGCGAACATCTTTCAAAAGATGGAGAGTGAAGAAACCGCCAAAAAGTTTGGAAAGTTCGGCATCAATCTCCGCAAGGAGATGGCGACAGCCAGGAAGCAGGGCCGAAACCTCCTCGAGGTCTTTGAAGAGCTTTCTGCTAAAGCGCTCAAGGGCGACCTCTCCAAGCTGCCGCAACTGTTCTCGGACATGGAACTGGCGCGCGGCATGCGCGCTCTGCTCATGTATCGGGGCGAGTGGCAGCAGCTTCAGGCCGAGATCCACAAGACGGCGCCTGGTTCTGTGATGCGCGATCTCGGACGCGTGACCGGAGATGCGCAGGCCTCCGTCGATAACCTGAGCAATTCGTGGGATCGCTTCACCAATTCGCTCGGCCGTGGACTTGATGCCATCGGCGTGTCCTCAGGGCTCAACTCGATCTCGTCTTCTCTCGAACGGTTCGTTGATCAGAACGAGAAGGCCAACGATCTGCGCCGCATCGCCAGGGAGGAGATGGAGAAGGAAGGGCAGAACAGGAAGACCTTCGATCCATTCGGGTGGCTGCCTAAGACGAAAGACGTTCCCCAATCCGAGAAGGATCAGAAGATCCTCGAAGGCCTCAGCGGGGGAAAGCACATCCGAGACAACATCGGAATCGGACGAGGCAGCTATCGCCTCAAGAATACGACGCTCAACCTCAACGATCTGGTCGGCAGTGAGAATGAGGAGATCCGAAAGGCGGGTGCGCAACGGTATCTGGAACAGCAGCGGTCTCGGGCCGCTGCATACCATGATGCCGATCGAACGTCGGCACTGCGCAGGGCCGGTGAACTGAATGAACTAGCCGCCCGTCAAAAGGAAGGCGGCCATTTCGGGCTTCGTGACACCGAACGGAAGCTGTTCATGGTCAATCACGACCTGGAAGTCATGCGTCGCACGGCGCAGGGCCGGATGACCCGCAGTCAGTCGACCTTGCCCTGGGCTGGTGACGACAGCGAGGCGCGCGGCGGCGGTATGCCGTCGACTGCGCCGCTTCCGCCGCGGCGACCGGATCTCGATATCGTCAAGGGCAAGGCGGCCGATGCCGGCGGCGCCATTCAGGCGCTTGCCGAACCGGTCTCGCTCAACGTCGATGACTCGAAGCTCGATGCGACTTTAGCAAAGGCGAGAGCCGTAAATGCGGAGCTTGAGCGGATCGCAGGGAATGCGAGCCGCGCGTCCGCCGCGGTGCAGAGCTCGACATCCGGCAGCTTCGGGCAGCGCTTCCAGTCCCGTCGCGATGGGTCTTTCGCGGATTGGGAATGA
- a CDS encoding IS3 family transposase (programmed frameshift) encodes MKRSRFTEEQIIGILREQEAGAKAADLCRKHGMSEATLYNWKAKYGGMDVSDAKRLKALEDENARLKKLLAESMLDASALRDLLFKKVVGPAAKREAVAHLQAGFGLSERRACTLIGADRSTIRYRSCRPDDAVLRGRLRDLARERRRFGYRRLFVLLRREGETAGLTRIYRLYREEGLGVRKRQARRRAVGTRAPILVEAKANARWSLDFVHDQFANGRRFRILNVVDDVTRECLAAIPDTSISGKRVARELTTLIERRGTPGMIVSDNGTELTSNAILAWCTEHRIEWHYIAPGKPMQNGYIESFNGRMRDELLNESLFFGLDHARELIAAWVEDYNTERPHSSLGYQTPQAFSKALRTARDHRAAQRTGSARWPLAPVAPCGLSPVEALNAIG; translated from the exons ATGAAGCGTTCACGGTTTACGGAAGAACAGATCATCGGGATCCTGCGCGAGCAGGAGGCTGGGGCAAAGGCGGCCGATCTGTGCCGCAAGCACGGCATGTCGGAAGCCACCCTGTATAACTGGAAGGCCAAGTACGGCGGCATGGACGTCTCGGACGCCAAGCGCCTCAAGGCGCTGGAAGACGAGAACGCCAGACTGAAGAAGCTGTTAGCCGAATCCATGCTGGATGCCTCGGCCCTGCGCGATCTCCTCT TCAAAAAAGTGGTAGGGCCCGCCGCGAAGCGCGAAGCCGTCGCGCACCTGCAGGCCGGCTTCGGCCTGTCGGAGCGGCGGGCCTGTACCCTGATCGGGGCTGACCGAAGCACGATCCGATACCGCTCATGCCGGCCGGACGATGCCGTCTTGCGCGGCCGCCTGCGTGACCTGGCGCGGGAACGGCGTCGGTTTGGTTATCGGCGGCTGTTCGTGCTGCTTCGGCGTGAGGGCGAGACGGCGGGTCTCACCCGGATCTACCGCCTCTACCGTGAGGAGGGTCTGGGCGTTCGCAAACGTCAGGCACGTCGGCGGGCGGTCGGCACGCGAGCGCCCATTCTGGTGGAGGCGAAGGCCAATGCGCGCTGGTCGCTGGACTTTGTCCATGACCAGTTCGCGAACGGCCGGCGCTTTCGCATTCTGAACGTCGTCGATGACGTGACACGGGAGTGCCTGGCGGCGATCCCCGACACCTCGATCTCAGGCAAGCGGGTCGCCCGGGAGCTGACGACCCTGATTGAGCGACGCGGCACGCCGGGGATGATTGTGTCCGATAACGGCACCGAACTGACCTCGAATGCCATCCTCGCCTGGTGCACCGAGCACCGGATCGAGTGGCATTACATTGCCCCAGGCAAGCCGATGCAGAACGGCTACATCGAGTCGTTCAACGGCCGCATGCGCGATGAACTGTTGAACGAGAGCCTGTTCTTCGGACTGGATCATGCCCGCGAGCTGATCGCCGCCTGGGTCGAGGATTACAACACCGAGAGACCCCACTCTTCCTTGGGTTATCAGACGCCGCAGGCGTTCTCCAAAGCCCTACGAACCGCAAGGGACCATCGCGCTGCGCAACGGACAGGCTCCGCGCGCTGGCCCCTTGCTCCTGTCGCGCCATGCGGCCTATCACCGGTCGAGGCTCTAAACGCCATTGGATGA
- the yacG gene encoding DNA gyrase inhibitor YacG encodes MNAANENKPFASAGKCPICGKPAQAESRPFCSKRCADVDLNRWLSGSYAIPAVESEEDDRDEDDREA; translated from the coding sequence ATGAACGCCGCCAATGAGAACAAGCCATTCGCTTCGGCCGGCAAATGCCCGATCTGCGGAAAGCCCGCCCAGGCCGAGTCCCGGCCCTTCTGCTCGAAGCGTTGCGCCGACGTGGACCTGAACCGCTGGCTGTCCGGCAGCTACGCGATTCCGGCCGTCGAAAGCGAGGAAGACGACCGGGACGAGGACGATAGGGAAGCCTGA
- a CDS encoding Maf-like protein → MASSSEVSNPSGRPKLVLASASPRRLGLLQQAGIEPDALLPADVDETPLKNESAKDLAKRLARSKAEVARKVARVREDLKDAYILSADTVVVVGKRILPKAELVDEAAGCLRLLSGRAHRVYTSVCLITPKDSVRERLVETRVRFKRLSRDEFERYLASGDWRGKAGGYAIQGLAGTFVVKLVGSYSNVVGLPLYEAAALLDGEGYPVRSSWLDAA, encoded by the coding sequence GTGGCGTCTTCTTCCGAGGTGTCGAATCCCAGCGGGCGTCCGAAGCTTGTGCTCGCGTCCGCCTCGCCGCGCAGGCTCGGCCTGCTGCAGCAGGCCGGCATCGAGCCCGATGCCCTTCTGCCCGCCGATGTGGACGAGACGCCCTTGAAGAACGAGAGCGCCAAGGATCTGGCCAAGCGGCTGGCCCGTTCGAAGGCGGAGGTGGCCCGTAAGGTCGCCCGGGTCCGCGAAGACCTCAAGGACGCCTATATCCTGTCCGCCGACACGGTCGTGGTCGTCGGCAAGCGGATCCTGCCCAAGGCGGAGCTCGTGGACGAGGCGGCAGGCTGCCTGAGGCTTCTCTCGGGCCGCGCCCACCGGGTTTATACGTCCGTTTGTCTTATCACGCCGAAGGACTCCGTCCGCGAGCGGCTGGTGGAAACCCGCGTGCGTTTCAAGCGTCTCTCCCGCGATGAGTTCGAGCGCTATCTCGCCTCCGGCGACTGGCGCGGCAAGGCCGGCGGCTATGCCATCCAGGGCCTCGCCGGCACCTTCGTGGTCAAGCTGGTCGGGTCCTATTCCAACGTGGTGGGCCTGCCCCTTTACGAGGCGGCGGCCCTGCTCGACGGGGAGGGCTATCCCGTCCGGTCCAGCTGGCTCGACGCGGCCTGA
- a CDS encoding CDP-alcohol phosphatidyltransferase family protein has protein sequence MSDLFPPFAPDPNEPRKRLFKPVPFRMIAPNIITLIALCLGLWAIRLAFDGQYERAVVAVIVAAFLDGVDGRIARLLKGTSRFGAELDSLADFLNFGVTPALIIYSFVLHELGRVGWIGSIVLAIAAALRLARFNVMIDDPNRPEWKKNFFVGMAAPMGAMCALLPLYLSFLGIPIQDSSVGPIILVYVVGVAFLMVSTIPTYSGKTMGKYVPRQWVLPIFVLSVAAFGLLISFPWEMLSLITVAFLATIPISVMRYRKLDRQDGSGIAGVGPSPSDVEPPPVA, from the coding sequence ATGAGTGACCTTTTTCCGCCCTTCGCTCCCGACCCGAACGAGCCGCGCAAGCGGCTTTTCAAGCCGGTCCCCTTCCGGATGATCGCCCCCAACATCATCACCCTGATTGCTCTCTGCCTGGGGCTCTGGGCCATACGGCTGGCCTTCGACGGGCAATATGAGCGGGCGGTCGTGGCGGTGATCGTGGCCGCCTTCCTGGACGGCGTCGATGGGCGCATCGCCCGTCTCCTGAAGGGAACCTCCCGGTTCGGCGCGGAGCTCGATTCCCTGGCCGACTTCCTGAATTTCGGCGTCACTCCGGCGTTGATCATCTACAGTTTCGTGCTGCACGAGCTGGGACGGGTCGGGTGGATCGGCTCCATCGTGCTCGCCATCGCGGCGGCCCTTCGCCTGGCGCGGTTCAACGTCATGATCGACGACCCGAACCGGCCCGAATGGAAGAAGAACTTCTTCGTGGGCATGGCGGCCCCGATGGGGGCCATGTGCGCCCTGCTGCCGCTTTACCTCTCGTTCCTCGGCATTCCCATTCAGGATTCCTCCGTCGGGCCCATCATCCTCGTCTATGTGGTCGGCGTCGCATTCCTCATGGTCTCGACGATTCCGACCTATTCGGGAAAGACCATGGGCAAGTACGTGCCGCGCCAGTGGGTTCTGCCGATCTTCGTCCTGTCGGTCGCGGCGTTCGGCCTGCTCATCAGCTTCCCATGGGAGATGCTGAGCCTGATCACGGTCGCCTTCCTGGCGACGATCCCGATCAGCGTGATGCGCTACCGCAAGCTGGACCGGCAGGACGGCTCAGGTATCGCCGGAGTCGGCCCGTCCCCGTCCGATGTCGAGCCGCCCCCCGTCGCCTGA
- a CDS encoding phosphatidylserine decarboxylase, with protein sequence MTDILESMRRIFVPIHKEGYPFILIALFATIVLAWLWSPLGWIGAILTVWVCYFFRDPPRVTPIREGLVVSPADGRVNLITTAVPPAELDLPPEPMTRISVFMNVFDCHVNRSPVTGRIAQILYTPGLFLNAELDKASEDNERNALVIETAGTKIGVVQIAGLVARRIVSFVKVGEHLSTGERFGLIRFGSRLDIFVPLNAQVLVGLGQTAVAGETVLADLTANEPARQYRVG encoded by the coding sequence ATGACCGATATCCTGGAATCGATGCGCCGCATCTTCGTGCCGATCCACAAGGAGGGCTATCCCTTCATCCTGATCGCGCTGTTTGCGACGATCGTCCTGGCGTGGCTCTGGTCGCCGCTCGGCTGGATCGGCGCGATCCTGACCGTCTGGGTCTGCTACTTCTTCCGCGATCCGCCGCGCGTGACGCCGATCCGGGAAGGCCTCGTGGTCTCCCCGGCCGACGGCCGGGTGAACCTCATCACCACCGCAGTGCCGCCGGCCGAGCTCGACCTGCCGCCCGAGCCGATGACCCGCATCTCGGTCTTCATGAACGTGTTCGACTGCCACGTGAACCGCTCCCCGGTCACGGGCCGGATCGCCCAGATCCTCTACACGCCGGGCCTCTTCCTCAACGCGGAGCTGGACAAGGCGAGCGAGGACAACGAGCGCAACGCCCTCGTGATCGAGACGGCGGGCACGAAGATCGGCGTGGTGCAGATCGCCGGCCTCGTGGCCCGGCGCATCGTGTCCTTCGTGAAGGTGGGTGAGCATCTGAGCACCGGCGAGCGCTTCGGCCTGATCCGGTTCGGCTCGCGCCTCGACATTTTCGTGCCGCTCAACGCCCAGGTTCTCGTGGGTCTCGGCCAGACGGCGGTAGCCGGCGAGACGGTGCTCGCGGACCTGACCGCCAACGAGCCGGCGCGCCAGTACCGCGTGGGCTGA
- a CDS encoding ABCB family ABC transporter ATP-binding protein/permease yields the protein MPPSTAVPTTSAAAPKPNGLAATWTKLWPYLWPHGRPDLQRRVFLAFGLLLVAKGVTMVTPFAFKWATDALVAVTGSAGQSAEAAATSGSWLWKAPILLTVVYGVTRILMAVLTQIRDGLFAKVAMHAVRNLALQTFEHMHRLSLRFHLERKTGGLTRVLERGREGIEELSRLVVLTLVPTILEFILVLGLLAWEFNWVYSAVVFVMVVVYLAYTYKATQWRISIRKQMNDSDTDANTKAVDSLLNYETVKYFGAEQRETARYDRSMAKFESASTQTYTSLAVLNAGQAVIFSIGMAIVMVLAARDIMAGRASIGSFVLVNAMLVQLYIPLNFMGMLYREIKQALIDIDDMFAIIERNPEIQDKPGAKPLQVAEGVVRFEDVHFSYVPERPILKGVSFEVPAGHTVAIVGPSGAGKSTISRLLFRFYEPTSGRILIDGQNIAEVQQASLRKVIGMVPQDTVLFNDTIGYNIQYGRWDASPEEVREAARLAQIDRFIALLPEGYDTPVGERGLKLSGGEKQRVAIARTILKSPPILVLDEATSALDTFTEKEIQDALDRVSRGRTTLVIAHRLSTVIGADEIIVLDQGRVVERGNHASLLSLGGVYAAMWNRQREADEARETLKRAEEEERSPESVAG from the coding sequence ATGCCCCCCTCTACCGCCGTCCCGACGACGAGCGCTGCTGCGCCGAAGCCCAACGGCTTGGCGGCCACCTGGACGAAACTCTGGCCCTATCTCTGGCCCCACGGCAGGCCCGATCTCCAGCGACGGGTGTTCCTGGCCTTCGGCCTGCTCCTGGTGGCGAAGGGCGTCACCATGGTCACGCCCTTCGCCTTCAAATGGGCGACCGACGCCCTTGTGGCCGTCACGGGCAGCGCCGGGCAGAGCGCCGAGGCGGCCGCCACGTCGGGCTCCTGGCTGTGGAAGGCGCCGATCCTGCTCACCGTGGTCTATGGCGTCACGCGCATCCTCATGGCAGTGCTGACCCAGATACGCGACGGCCTCTTCGCCAAGGTCGCCATGCATGCGGTGCGCAATCTCGCGCTGCAGACCTTCGAGCACATGCATCGCCTATCCCTGCGCTTCCACCTGGAGCGCAAGACAGGCGGACTGACCCGCGTCCTGGAACGCGGCCGCGAGGGCATCGAGGAACTGTCGCGTCTCGTGGTGCTCACCCTCGTCCCGACGATCCTCGAGTTCATCCTCGTGCTGGGGCTGCTCGCCTGGGAGTTCAACTGGGTCTATTCCGCTGTCGTCTTCGTGATGGTGGTCGTCTATCTGGCCTATACCTACAAGGCGACCCAATGGCGGATCTCGATCCGCAAGCAGATGAACGATTCCGATACGGATGCGAACACCAAGGCGGTCGATTCCCTCCTGAATTACGAGACGGTGAAGTATTTCGGCGCCGAGCAGCGGGAGACCGCCCGCTACGACCGCTCCATGGCCAAGTTCGAGAGCGCTTCCACTCAAACCTATACGTCGCTTGCCGTCCTCAATGCCGGTCAGGCCGTGATCTTCTCCATCGGCATGGCCATCGTCATGGTCCTGGCGGCGCGGGACATCATGGCGGGACGCGCCTCCATCGGCAGCTTCGTGCTCGTCAACGCCATGCTGGTGCAGCTCTATATCCCGCTGAACTTCATGGGCATGCTCTACCGCGAGATCAAACAGGCTCTCATCGACATCGACGACATGTTCGCGATCATCGAGCGCAACCCCGAGATCCAGGACAAGCCCGGCGCCAAGCCGCTTCAGGTGGCCGAGGGCGTCGTGCGCTTCGAGGACGTGCACTTCTCCTATGTTCCCGAGCGCCCCATCCTCAAGGGCGTGAGCTTCGAGGTGCCGGCGGGCCATACGGTGGCCATCGTCGGGCCTTCGGGCGCGGGCAAATCGACCATCTCGCGCCTGCTTTTCCGCTTCTACGAGCCCACCAGCGGGCGCATCCTGATCGACGGGCAGAACATCGCCGAGGTCCAGCAGGCCTCCCTGCGCAAGGTCATCGGCATGGTTCCGCAGGACACGGTGCTGTTCAACGACACCATCGGTTACAATATCCAGTACGGCCGCTGGGATGCGAGCCCGGAAGAGGTGAGGGAGGCCGCGCGCCTCGCCCAGATCGACCGCTTCATCGCGCTCCTGCCGGAGGGCTACGATACGCCGGTGGGCGAGCGCGGCCTGAAGCTCTCCGGGGGTGAGAAGCAGCGCGTAGCCATCGCCCGCACGATCCTCAAGAGCCCTCCGATCCTGGTGCTCGACGAGGCGACCTCGGCCCTCGACACCTTCACCGAGAAGGAGATCCAGGACGCCCTCGACCGGGTCAGCCGGGGACGGACCACCCTGGTGATCGCCCATCGGTTGTCCACAGTCATCGGAGCCGACGAGATCATCGTCCTCGACCAGGGCCGGGTGGTCGAGCGGGGCAACCATGCGAGCCTGCTGAGCCTTGGCGGGGTCTATGCCGCCATGTGGAACCGCCAGCGCGAGGCGGATGAGGCCCGCGAAACCCTCAAGCGGGCTGAGGAGGAAGAGCGCAGCCCCGAGAGCGTGGCAGGTTGA
- a CDS encoding LysM peptidoglycan-binding domain-containing protein, translated as MAEPKEIKGTIALLGVAAAAVVAVLLGVLYWSWTGRSDSPQTAVPAQPSAASQAASGQQAAAKPAGSAEAAAAKPKDGPVAPSFDLVRVEPDGESVIAGRAAPGATIELLRGDQVHARAAADASGLFAIVPPPLPPGSHLVVLQSIAPDGTRQRSSQSVTVVITDAKTRPLVTLTAPDKPTVVLSNPEPPAKVAEEPKPETKTETKTAETPPATPQPGQPAPQQQASVPPATSSPPAAPAQPAPRPEIKIVTVEAEEGKLFVSGLSAPGATVRLYLNESFIAPGGAGGDGKVSFSIANGVKPGDYRIRLDDVDPVSGQVRSRAEVGFNVPVQVASGQPQAPTPAQPSTRAQPAREVASALPEGQMASAGTVVVPNINTTIVSRGDNLWRISQRIYGKGLRYTVIYGANQEQIRNPNLIYPGQVFVLPGDQEPKSN; from the coding sequence ATGGCGGAACCGAAGGAAATAAAAGGTACAATTGCGTTGCTCGGCGTTGCTGCTGCAGCGGTTGTCGCAGTTCTTCTCGGGGTGCTGTACTGGTCCTGGACCGGAAGGTCGGATTCTCCGCAGACGGCCGTGCCCGCCCAGCCATCCGCCGCATCCCAAGCGGCTTCCGGCCAGCAGGCTGCCGCCAAACCGGCCGGTTCTGCCGAGGCTGCCGCCGCGAAGCCCAAGGACGGTCCGGTCGCTCCCTCCTTCGATCTGGTGCGCGTCGAGCCGGACGGCGAGAGCGTGATCGCCGGGCGTGCCGCCCCTGGGGCCACCATCGAGTTGCTGCGAGGCGATCAGGTTCATGCCCGCGCCGCAGCCGATGCTTCCGGCCTGTTCGCCATCGTGCCTCCGCCTCTGCCGCCGGGTTCCCATCTGGTGGTGCTGCAATCCATCGCGCCGGACGGTACCCGCCAGCGCTCGTCCCAGAGCGTGACGGTCGTCATCACCGATGCCAAGACGCGGCCTCTCGTGACCCTGACGGCGCCGGACAAGCCGACGGTGGTCCTCTCCAATCCCGAGCCGCCCGCCAAGGTGGCCGAGGAGCCCAAGCCCGAAACGAAAACCGAGACGAAGACCGCCGAGACCCCTCCGGCCACGCCGCAGCCCGGTCAGCCGGCGCCGCAGCAGCAGGCAAGCGTCCCGCCGGCCACGTCCTCCCCACCGGCTGCCCCCGCGCAGCCGGCCCCGCGGCCCGAGATCAAGATCGTGACTGTCGAGGCGGAGGAAGGGAAGCTCTTCGTGTCCGGCCTGTCGGCGCCGGGCGCGACCGTGCGCCTCTACCTCAACGAGAGCTTCATCGCTCCGGGCGGGGCAGGCGGCGACGGCAAGGTCTCCTTCTCGATCGCCAACGGGGTGAAGCCCGGCGATTACCGGATCCGGCTCGACGACGTCGATCCGGTCTCGGGGCAGGTCAGGTCACGGGCGGAGGTGGGTTTCAACGTCCCGGTCCAGGTGGCCTCCGGACAGCCTCAGGCCCCGACGCCGGCCCAGCCGTCCACCCGGGCGCAGCCCGCCCGCGAGGTGGCCTCCGCCCTGCCTGAAGGGCAGATGGCCAGTGCCGGAACGGTCGTGGTCCCGAACATCAATACCACCATCGTGTCCCGGGGCGACAATCTCTGGCGCATCAGCCAGAGGATCTACGGCAAGGGCCTGCGCTATACGGTGATCTACGGCGCGAACCAGGAACAGATCAGAAATCCGAACCTGATCTATCCGGGACAGGTTTTCGTCCTGCCGGGCGATCAGGAGCCCAAGAGCAACTGA
- a CDS encoding TIGR00730 family Rossman fold protein, whose product MSSNSSIKSICVYCGSGFGDDPVFAENAAVLGRSMAEQGINLVYGGGNVGLMGTVAQSVLDHGGYVTGVIPDFLKSPEKLLDDVQETIVVPDMHTRKRLMFEKADAFVALPGGIGTLEELVEQMTWSQLGQHTKPILMLSTKGFWKPLLTLIAHMREQGFIRPGLELNYLVAERVEEVIPMIENAARRVGIVRNEDEIETRF is encoded by the coding sequence ATGTCATCCAACAGTTCGATCAAATCCATTTGCGTCTATTGCGGCTCCGGTTTCGGGGACGATCCCGTTTTCGCCGAGAATGCGGCCGTATTGGGCCGATCCATGGCCGAGCAGGGGATCAATCTGGTCTATGGCGGCGGGAATGTGGGCCTCATGGGTACGGTCGCTCAATCCGTGCTCGACCATGGCGGTTATGTCACAGGGGTCATCCCCGACTTTCTGAAGTCCCCCGAGAAGCTCCTCGACGATGTGCAGGAAACCATCGTCGTGCCCGATATGCACACCCGCAAGCGCCTGATGTTCGAGAAGGCCGATGCCTTCGTGGCCCTGCCCGGCGGCATCGGGACCCTGGAAGAACTCGTCGAGCAGATGACCTGGTCGCAGCTCGGCCAGCACACGAAGCCTATCCTGATGCTGAGCACCAAGGGTTTCTGGAAGCCCCTGCTCACCCTGATCGCCCATATGCGCGAGCAGGGCTTCATCCGCCCGGGACTCGAGCTCAACTATCTCGTGGCCGAACGGGTGGAAGAGGTCATTCCCATGATCGAAAACGCCGCGCGCCGGGTCGGGATCGTCCGCAACGAGGACGAGATCGAGACCCGGTTTTAA
- a CDS encoding DMT family transporter — protein sequence MNISILLPLFGILLGGIFLASQAPINAALARSLGDPILAACISFGIGFVVLAAISILRGSWPSGTAIAAAPWWAWLGGFLGAFYVAIVIWGVPQLGVVSTVAALIFGQVVAALVLDAVGAFGLPVQAITWQRLVAAGMILGGLVLSRAG from the coding sequence ATGAACATCTCGATCCTGCTGCCGCTCTTCGGAATCCTTCTTGGCGGCATATTCCTCGCGTCCCAGGCCCCCATCAACGCTGCCCTGGCGCGGTCTCTCGGCGATCCGATCCTGGCCGCCTGCATCTCGTTCGGGATCGGCTTCGTCGTCCTGGCGGCGATCAGCATCCTCAGGGGCTCCTGGCCGTCCGGCACCGCTATCGCGGCGGCGCCCTGGTGGGCCTGGCTTGGCGGCTTCCTGGGCGCCTTCTATGTCGCCATCGTCATCTGGGGCGTGCCCCAGCTCGGTGTGGTCAGCACGGTGGCGGCCTTGATCTTCGGTCAGGTGGTGGCCGCGCTGGTCCTCGACGCGGTGGGCGCCTTCGGTCTCCCTGTCCAGGCGATCACCTGGCAGCGGCTCGTCGCGGCGGGCATGATCCTGGGCGGGCTGGTTCTGTCCCGCGCAGGATGA
- a CDS encoding BA14K family protein — protein sequence MKKSLFLIAACGLVSGYVSSAQAQDINLDCSAVPDSLTYYCNHRDQFGKNGPTTTMNPYGPDVPGVAAPLSTGSVAGTMPQAGPAQAHAALCTQRFRTYDPNSNTYMGSDGRRHVCR from the coding sequence ATGAAGAAATCCCTCTTCCTTATCGCCGCATGTGGCCTGGTATCGGGATATGTGTCATCCGCTCAGGCCCAGGACATAAACCTCGACTGTAGCGCAGTACCGGACTCGCTGACCTATTACTGCAACCATCGGGACCAGTTCGGCAAGAACGGTCCGACGACCACCATGAACCCTTATGGGCCCGACGTCCCGGGCGTCGCTGCGCCCCTATCGACCGGCAGCGTGGCAGGGACGATGCCGCAGGCGGGCCCGGCGCAAGCGCACGCAGCTCTCTGCACCCAGAGGTTCCGGACCTACGATCCGAACTCTAACACCTATATGGGCAGCGACGGCCGTCGGCACGTGTGCCGCTGA